GCAAAAGCACGCTGACCGCCAATCTGGCCGTGGCGCTGGCAAAGCTGGGTCACAAGGTGGGCGTCGTCGATGCCGATATCTACGGCCCGTCGCAGCCCACCCTGCTCGATGTGCAGGGCGAACGCCCGCGCGCCGAGGGGCAGAAGCTGGTGGCGACCGATAGCCCGCATGGTGTGAAAGTGCTGTCCATGGGTCAGCTGGTCGAACCGGGCAGGGCGATTGCATGGCGCGGTCCGATGGTCGGCAATGCGCTGTCGCAGCTGGTCGATGGCGACTGGGGCGACACCGACCTGCTGCTGGTGGATCTGCCGCCGGGCACGGGCGACGTGCAGCTTTCCATGCTCAAGAACAACAAGCCCTCCGGCGCGGTCGTCGTTTCGACCCCGCAGGACCTGGCGCTGATCGATGCGACGCGCGCGATCGACCTGTTCCGGCAGGCCAAGGTGCCGATCGTCGGGCTGGTCGAGAATATGGCAGGCTATCTCTGCCCGCATTGCGGCGAGGCGAGCGATCCCTTCGGGCAGGGCGGCGCTCGCAAGGCGGCGGAGGAACTGGACCTCCCGTTTCTCGGCCAGGTGCCACTGGCGATGGAAATTCGCGCAGCCAGCGATGCGGGCGACCCGCCGGGCGCGGGCGACAGCGAGCATGGCCAGCATTTTGTGGCCCT
This sequence is a window from Aurantiacibacter gangjinensis. Protein-coding genes within it:
- a CDS encoding Mrp/NBP35 family ATP-binding protein yields the protein MSDETAIRQAIPAELSDLVRSVKFDGGVATIIADAGGMGRSAAAQLQRELEQDVGAVEGVEEVRVALMADKPSRPIIVVGSGKGGVGKSTLTANLAVALAKLGHKVGVVDADIYGPSQPTLLDVQGERPRAEGQKLVATDSPHGVKVLSMGQLVEPGRAIAWRGPMVGNALSQLVDGDWGDTDLLLVDLPPGTGDVQLSMLKNNKPSGAVVVSTPQDLALIDATRAIDLFRQAKVPIVGLVENMAGYLCPHCGEASDPFGQGGARKAAEELDLPFLGQVPLAMEIRAASDAGDPPGAGDSEHGQHFVALAAQVSAFVKAGKS